One window of the Deltaproteobacteria bacterium genome contains the following:
- the kdsB gene encoding 3-deoxy-manno-octulosonate cytidylyltransferase produces MEVVALIPARYGSTRFPGKPLALLRGKPMIQHVYEQTCLVRGLSAVIVATDDERIAQAVRACGGTVAMTRADHPTGTDRLAEVARTLTADVIVNVQGDLPFFPPAMVEDAVTALTRAATAAMATVKTPIWEPEEWRNPNVVKVVTDRDGAALYFSRSPLPFRRDPQRVEDLGRMPLGYRHIGLYVYRRDFLFTFTQLARTELERTEQLEQLRALEWGYKIVVSETERPTIEVDTPEDLQRAEETML; encoded by the coding sequence GTGGAAGTCGTTGCTCTCATTCCCGCGCGCTACGGGTCCACTCGTTTTCCTGGAAAACCGCTGGCGCTGCTCCGTGGCAAACCGATGATCCAGCATGTCTATGAACAGACCTGTCTGGTCCGGGGGCTATCCGCCGTGATAGTAGCGACCGATGACGAGCGGATCGCGCAAGCGGTGCGTGCCTGTGGCGGGACAGTCGCCATGACGCGCGCGGATCATCCGACCGGCACCGACCGTCTGGCGGAGGTGGCGCGCACTCTCACGGCTGATGTGATCGTGAATGTGCAGGGCGACCTGCCTTTTTTTCCTCCAGCGATGGTGGAAGATGCTGTGACGGCGTTGACCCGGGCCGCCACCGCCGCGATGGCGACGGTGAAGACCCCGATTTGGGAACCGGAAGAATGGCGAAATCCCAATGTCGTCAAGGTGGTGACCGATCGGGACGGAGCTGCCCTCTACTTTTCGCGCAGCCCGCTTCCTTTCCGTCGCGATCCGCAGCGTGTTGAGGACCTGGGCCGGATGCCGTTGGGGTATCGGCATATCGGTCTCTATGTCTACCGCCGTGATTTTCTTTTTACGTTCACCCAGTTAGCGCGCACGGAGTTGGAACGAACCGAACAGCTCGAACAACTGCGCGCCCTGGAGTGGGGCTATAAGATTGTAGTAAGCGAAACCGAACGACCGACGATTGAGGTGGATACGCCGGAGGACCTCCAACGCGCA
- a CDS encoding DUF5615 family PIN-like protein — protein sequence MSSKRKLTFLVDACLSAEISEYLSTLRKIKVVSFRDAGLRQDAEDPTVIQKSTDAGAILITSDKRFTENYIPFCTHQGMIKFGVKPATRLRALKKFLKREERHQAWKGVTHLFEDQFEMKQHGGERISRRY from the coding sequence ATGAGTTCCAAAAGGAAACTGACTTTCTTGGTGGATGCTTGCCTATCAGCCGAGATCTCAGAATATCTTTCCACTCTGAGAAAGATCAAAGTGGTTTCCTTTCGTGATGCTGGGCTAAGGCAGGACGCTGAAGACCCAACCGTGATTCAGAAGTCTACTGACGCTGGGGCAATCTTGATAACAAGCGATAAGAGATTTACTGAGAACTATATTCCGTTTTGTACTCACCAAGGCATGATTAAGTTTGGAGTCAAGCCTGCAACAAGGTTACGGGCTTTGAAAAAATTCCTTAAAAGGGAAGAGAGACACCAAGCTTGGAAGGGCGTTACCCACCTATTTGAAGACCAGTTCGAGATGAAACAACATGGAGGCGAACGGATCTCTAGGCGGTACTAA
- a CDS encoding DUF433 domain-containing protein — protein MIAAQKRKSTEQERFFLSARRPVRRSGEKFSIIRDLTSLCSLRTNLEWPASSMDADMSSADHFRDSIEESFRQAAEKVDNKIVMNRKIYGGAPCVAETRVPVYAILELVEAGYSHKKILKSFPAIGQEGLHAALQFAGYVMER, from the coding sequence ATGATTGCGGCACAGAAGCGAAAAAGTACAGAACAAGAGAGATTCTTCTTATCAGCAAGGCGACCCGTTAGGCGCTCCGGGGAGAAATTCTCCATCATCAGAGACTTAACGTCCTTGTGCTCGTTGCGCACTAACTTAGAATGGCCTGCATCTAGCATGGATGCTGACATGTCCTCTGCGGATCATTTTCGTGACTCCATAGAGGAATCTTTTCGTCAAGCAGCAGAGAAGGTCGATAATAAAATCGTTATGAACAGGAAAATCTATGGAGGAGCACCCTGCGTCGCCGAGACAAGAGTTCCTGTCTATGCCATTCTTGAGTTAGTCGAAGCAGGGTACTCGCATAAGAAGATACTGAAATCCTTTCCAGCGATTGGCCAAGAAGGATTACACGCGGCGCTTCAGTTTGCCGGGTATGTCATGGAAAGATAA
- a CDS encoding transglutaminase family protein, which translates to MIFEISHTMTYNYSGLVALNPHELRLRPRSDGTQRIRQIALNIDPLPAGMAEGRDAEGNDVVSVWFADATRRLQIASRLTVETVRDNPFDFIITDPAAAMLPVSYATEIRPTLESYRIVSEHDASLYQFARSIAADVKQEPLAFLAQLNTRIHERTTYVTREHGDPQSAAATLAQKRGACRDLAVLFIESCRVVGLAARFVSGYTGGKSVFAASMHAWAEVYLPGGGWRGYDPTSGLTVADQHVVIAAGRIPRLAAPVTGSFRGAGVFSSLQVALQVQCRPAEAQPSTA; encoded by the coding sequence ATGATTTTCGAGATTTCCCATACGATGACTTATAACTATAGTGGCCTTGTCGCGCTCAATCCCCACGAACTGCGCTTGCGACCGCGGAGCGATGGCACGCAGCGCATTCGACAGATCGCGCTGAACATCGACCCGCTTCCTGCCGGAATGGCGGAGGGAAGAGATGCCGAGGGGAACGATGTGGTGTCGGTGTGGTTTGCCGACGCGACGCGACGTTTGCAGATCGCGAGTCGTCTCACGGTAGAGACCGTGCGCGACAATCCATTCGACTTCATTATTACCGACCCCGCCGCAGCGATGCTTCCGGTGTCCTATGCGACCGAGATCCGTCCGACCCTGGAGTCGTATCGCATCGTGAGCGAGCACGATGCCTCTCTTTATCAATTTGCCCGCTCCATTGCCGCGGACGTGAAACAGGAACCCTTGGCGTTTCTGGCGCAATTGAACACTCGCATTCATGAGCGGACGACCTATGTCACGCGTGAACACGGGGACCCGCAGTCGGCAGCGGCGACGCTGGCGCAAAAGCGTGGTGCGTGCCGCGACCTTGCCGTCCTGTTTATCGAATCGTGTCGTGTTGTCGGGCTCGCCGCGCGGTTCGTCAGCGGGTACACGGGAGGAAAAAGCGTATTCGCCGCGAGCATGCATGCCTGGGCGGAAGTCTATCTCCCTGGCGGCGGCTGGCGCGGGTACGATCCGACCAGTGGGCTCACAGTTGCCGATCAGCATGTCGTGATCGCTGCTGGGAGAATTCCGCGCTTGGCCGCGCCTGTTACGGGGAGCTTTCGTGGTGCCGGTGTCTTCAGTTCATTGCAGGTCGCCCTCCAGGTGCAGTGCCGTCCTGCCGAAGCGCAACCGAGTACAGCTTGA
- a CDS encoding peptidase has product MTFCLGINLQDGLVGIADTRVLSGSECISARKVSTYTNEGQTMFVMTSGLRSLRDKTLTYFEERMADEGQEFDRLFKAVNAFAGQLRRVAKEDKEALEEGGLHFNIHTLIGGQFANDRSHKLYLIYPQGNWVEIGQGTPYHIIGASGYGKPILDRTLQHHDSMRFALKVGCLAFDSTRISAADVDFPIDVILYVKDSHRLVEHRYEKNDLLEMSTVWQEQLRRSVHELPATSLERVFTGLDTRNGVVLV; this is encoded by the coding sequence GTGACTTTTTGTCTGGGCATCAATTTACAAGATGGGCTAGTGGGGATTGCCGACACGCGGGTGCTGTCCGGCAGCGAATGTATCTCCGCGCGCAAAGTCAGCACCTATACGAACGAGGGGCAGACCATGTTCGTAATGACCTCCGGCCTGCGCTCCCTGCGGGACAAGACACTAACGTACTTCGAGGAACGCATGGCCGATGAAGGTCAGGAGTTCGACCGGCTTTTCAAAGCCGTGAATGCGTTTGCCGGGCAACTCCGTCGCGTCGCTAAGGAGGATAAAGAAGCGTTGGAAGAGGGCGGATTGCATTTCAATATCCATACCCTCATTGGTGGGCAGTTCGCCAATGATCGCAGTCACAAGCTCTATCTCATCTATCCTCAGGGCAATTGGGTGGAAATCGGCCAAGGCACGCCGTACCACATCATCGGCGCCTCGGGTTATGGCAAACCCATTCTCGATCGCACGCTGCAGCATCACGACTCGATGCGGTTTGCGCTCAAAGTCGGTTGCCTGGCCTTCGATTCGACCCGGATTAGCGCGGCGGATGTCGATTTCCCCATCGATGTCATTTTGTACGTCAAAGATTCCCACCGGCTGGTCGAACATCGCTACGAGAAGAACGATCTGCTGGAGATGTCCACAGTGTGGCAAGAACAACTCCGACGTTCCGTACACGAACTCCCGGCTACCAGCCTGGAGCGCGTCTTTACTGGACTCGATACGCGCAACGGCGTGGTGTTGGTGTAA
- a CDS encoding alpha-E domain-containing protein — MLSRVADSLYWMSRYIERAENVARFVDVNLQLLLDLPADATEQWHPLVVTSGDEDLFAERHGIATRENVVQFLTFDKENPNAIVSCLRAARESARSVREIISSEMWEQVNTFYLMVTDPGASERVADAPYEFFREVKMASHLFEGLANATMSHGEGWHFCRLGRLLERADKTSRILDVKYFILLPSPDDVGTPFDDIQWAAVLRSASAFEMYRKRHHHLTPDNIVDFLLLDREFPRSSHYCLIKADESLHAIAGSPVGAFCNSAEQHLGQLRAELAYARVEDVIGEGLHEFVDALQTKLNTVGEHIFTTFFTLQPIGGAVTLGKSSQMSVSGG; from the coding sequence ATGCTTTCCCGAGTGGCTGACAGTCTGTACTGGATGAGTCGTTATATCGAGCGTGCGGAGAATGTGGCGCGGTTCGTCGATGTCAATTTGCAATTGCTGCTGGACCTGCCGGCCGACGCCACCGAACAATGGCATCCGCTGGTGGTGACTTCCGGCGATGAGGACCTCTTTGCCGAACGCCATGGCATCGCCACGCGCGAAAACGTGGTGCAGTTCCTGACCTTCGATAAAGAGAATCCCAACGCCATCGTTTCGTGCCTGCGGGCCGCGCGCGAAAGTGCCCGTTCGGTGCGAGAAATCATCTCGTCGGAGATGTGGGAGCAGGTGAATACCTTTTACCTCATGGTCACCGATCCTGGGGCGAGCGAACGGGTTGCGGACGCGCCCTACGAGTTCTTTCGCGAAGTCAAAATGGCCAGCCATCTCTTTGAAGGGCTCGCCAACGCCACCATGTCGCATGGCGAGGGGTGGCACTTCTGTCGGTTGGGTCGGTTATTGGAGCGTGCCGACAAAACCTCGCGTATCCTGGACGTGAAATACTTCATTCTGCTGCCTTCGCCAGACGATGTGGGCACGCCGTTCGACGACATCCAATGGGCGGCGGTGCTGCGCTCGGCCAGTGCCTTCGAGATGTACCGCAAACGCCATCACCACCTCACGCCCGATAATATCGTGGATTTCCTGCTCCTCGATCGGGAATTCCCCCGCTCTTCTCACTATTGTCTGATCAAAGCCGACGAATCCCTCCACGCTATTGCCGGCTCGCCGGTCGGGGCCTTCTGTAATTCCGCCGAGCAACATCTTGGCCAGTTGCGCGCGGAATTAGCCTACGCGCGGGTGGAAGACGTGATCGGCGAGGGGTTGCACGAATTCGTGGACGCCTTGCAAACCAAACTCAATACCGTCGGGGAACACATCTTTACAACGTTCTTTACCTTGCAGCCGATCGGTGGAGCCGTTACGTTGGGCAAAAGCAGCCAAATGTCTGTTAGTGGCGGATAG
- a CDS encoding circularly permuted type 2 ATP-grasp protein gives MITFHGYNTEGFSDEMFQPDGRPRPGAVLLQERIDSLSDGELHQRQQAAERALLHMGITFNVYGDSAGTERIFPFDIIPRIVESAEWERLERGLKQRVVALNLFIDDIYHQQKILKDKVVPEEIIASARSFRAACIGLTPPRGIWCHITGTDLVRDGDGQVYVLEDNLRCPSGVSYVLENRQIMKRTFPQVFGELRVRPVDDYPSHLLGMLQYLAPDYTQTPTVAVLTPGIYNSAYFEHSFLAQQMGVELVEGRDLLVADGLLQMHTTKGLQRVDVLYRRIDDDFLDPLVFRPDSTLGVPGLLEVYKAGRVALANAPGTGIADDKVVYAYVPKIVKYYLGEECAIPNVPTYVCADEKEQVYVLDNLDKLVVKAANESGGYGMLVGPHSSSMQREQFARLIKANPRNYIAQPTLSLSRVPVIIGDHFEGRHVDLRPYVLYGEDIFVLPGGLTRVALKKGSLVVNSSQGGGSKDTWVLFE, from the coding sequence ATGATCACCTTTCACGGCTACAATACCGAGGGGTTTTCCGACGAAATGTTCCAACCCGATGGCCGTCCTCGCCCTGGAGCGGTCCTGCTGCAAGAGCGCATCGATTCGCTCTCCGACGGCGAACTGCATCAGCGCCAACAGGCAGCGGAGCGGGCGCTCCTGCACATGGGGATCACCTTCAACGTCTACGGCGACAGCGCGGGCACGGAACGGATCTTTCCGTTCGATATCATTCCGCGCATCGTCGAGTCGGCGGAATGGGAGCGGCTCGAACGCGGCTTGAAACAGCGCGTGGTCGCGCTCAACCTGTTCATCGACGACATTTACCACCAGCAGAAAATCCTCAAAGATAAGGTCGTTCCCGAAGAGATTATCGCCTCCGCGCGTTCGTTCCGTGCCGCATGCATCGGGCTCACGCCCCCACGCGGCATCTGGTGCCACATTACCGGCACCGATCTGGTGCGCGACGGTGACGGGCAGGTGTACGTCCTGGAGGATAACCTGCGCTGTCCCTCCGGCGTGTCCTATGTGCTGGAAAACCGCCAGATTATGAAGCGGACCTTTCCCCAGGTGTTCGGCGAATTGCGCGTACGACCGGTGGACGATTACCCCAGCCATTTGCTGGGGATGTTGCAGTATCTCGCGCCGGATTACACTCAGACCCCGACCGTGGCCGTGCTGACGCCGGGGATTTACAACTCTGCCTACTTCGAGCACTCGTTTCTGGCGCAACAAATGGGAGTGGAGTTGGTGGAGGGGCGCGACCTGCTTGTTGCCGATGGGCTGCTCCAAATGCACACGACCAAGGGATTGCAGCGGGTCGATGTGCTCTATCGTCGCATTGATGACGATTTTCTCGATCCCCTCGTCTTTCGCCCGGATTCCACGCTGGGTGTTCCCGGCTTGTTGGAGGTGTACAAAGCCGGTCGCGTCGCGCTCGCTAATGCCCCCGGCACCGGCATCGCCGACGATAAGGTGGTGTATGCCTATGTGCCCAAGATCGTGAAGTATTATCTGGGGGAAGAGTGTGCGATTCCCAACGTGCCTACCTATGTGTGCGCGGACGAGAAAGAGCAAGTCTACGTGCTCGACAATCTGGACAAGCTGGTCGTCAAAGCCGCCAATGAGTCCGGTGGGTATGGGATGCTCGTCGGTCCACATTCTTCGTCGATGCAGCGCGAGCAATTCGCGCGGTTGATTAAGGCCAATCCTCGCAATTACATCGCTCAACCGACCCTCTCGCTTTCGCGCGTACCGGTGATTATTGGCGATCATTTCGAGGGGCGGCATGTCGATCTCCGCCCGTACGTGCTCTATGGAGAAGATATTTTTGTCTTGCCGGGCGGGCTCACGCGGGTGGCCTTGAAGAAAGGGTCCCTGGTGGTGAACTCGTCCCAGGGTGGTGGCAGTAAAGATACGTGGGTGCTGTTCGAGTAG
- a CDS encoding ribonuclease H-like domain-containing protein produces MPTRPPIWVSKTDLTRYLRCPYAFYLLDRGLIAFEETVTEMQIRLIQEGVEFHSVVEAKAIPLSIEPNDLPRVFAEESIRLFGVPLFENAKLQIYGKPDAIDTAQGALIPIEIKSHKAVQRSDELELAFYWMLLEPLRKRKVPPRGYLLLRRDGVDEQVEVEIPSHRLDQVLDLLQDIRKARDLGVTPRICGCTVCSGIMREEIDRATRAKKDLTRLWGMGRVYARHFEDIGISDYDELLSVESSSLVEKLRDRKCFVSPAQVDHWKHHAASYSASSPVLFGNPLRLDGGFLALDLEYVPSGLIWLVGICLVRPNGREYFALWAETSIQEKRNLKRLAEISMANPSLPVVTWSGNGADMPQLRNAAQRLKLGHELDAVTSKHLDLFQYVRNAVRFPIPQLIAVCEWMRPFFLGARPSRSLFLRAGRPRPRVARK; encoded by the coding sequence ATGCCGACCCGCCCCCCAATCTGGGTTAGCAAAACCGACCTAACGAGATATCTGCGCTGCCCGTACGCATTCTATCTGCTTGATCGCGGCCTCATAGCATTTGAGGAGACGGTCACTGAAATGCAGATCCGTTTGATCCAAGAAGGCGTCGAATTCCATAGCGTCGTAGAGGCAAAAGCAATTCCTCTCTCAATTGAACCCAATGACCTTCCCAGGGTATTCGCTGAAGAGTCAATCCGCCTCTTCGGCGTTCCACTTTTCGAGAATGCGAAGCTTCAGATCTACGGGAAGCCCGACGCGATAGACACGGCTCAAGGCGCGTTGATCCCGATAGAGATAAAATCTCACAAAGCCGTCCAGCGCTCTGACGAATTGGAGTTGGCATTTTACTGGATGCTCCTCGAACCCCTCAGGAAAAGAAAGGTTCCTCCACGCGGTTACCTTCTCTTGCGTCGTGATGGAGTTGACGAACAAGTGGAGGTTGAGATCCCATCGCACCGCCTCGACCAAGTACTCGACTTGTTACAAGACATCCGGAAGGCGCGCGATCTCGGCGTCACGCCGCGTATTTGTGGATGCACCGTTTGTAGTGGGATTATGCGCGAGGAAATCGACCGCGCCACGCGTGCGAAGAAAGACCTTACGCGGCTCTGGGGGATGGGGCGAGTCTACGCGCGGCATTTCGAAGATATCGGTATTAGCGATTATGATGAACTTCTCTCGGTCGAGTCTTCCTCTCTTGTCGAGAAGCTCCGTGATCGAAAATGTTTTGTCTCGCCCGCTCAAGTTGACCACTGGAAACACCATGCCGCGAGCTATTCTGCCTCGTCCCCGGTGCTGTTCGGGAATCCTCTCCGGTTGGATGGCGGATTTCTGGCCCTAGACCTTGAGTACGTCCCCAGCGGGCTTATTTGGCTCGTTGGGATCTGTTTGGTGAGACCGAATGGCCGCGAATACTTCGCGCTGTGGGCAGAGACGTCAATTCAGGAGAAACGAAATCTCAAGCGCCTAGCCGAGATTTCGATGGCGAATCCCTCGCTACCTGTTGTGACTTGGAGTGGCAATGGTGCGGACATGCCTCAATTGCGAAACGCAGCGCAACGCCTAAAGCTCGGTCACGAGTTGGATGCAGTTACCTCTAAACATTTAGATCTGTTTCAATATGTTAGGAACGCGGTACGGTTCCCGATCCCTCAACTTATAGCGGTTTGCGAATGGATGCGACCTTTTTTCCTGGGAGCGCGACCGTCTCGGTCGCTTTTCCTGCGGGCGGGACGCCCGCGCCCCCGGGTCGCACGGAAGTGA
- a CDS encoding aldehyde ferredoxin oxidoreductase family protein: protein MYGFHGRLLQVDLTTGSYAWRDVADARLRQVLGGIGLGTQLLYEYAPTRVEPFAPENPLIFTSAPLVGSGLTTTAKFAVVTASPLTGFIADSLSSSFFALELKRIGIDALVITGTASTPVFLRVTDDSVEIRDASHLWGKSPHETEAAIRQELQEREARVAAIGVAGERLVRYATISNEGRHAGRGGVGAVMGAKRLKAIALRGRARVRVANPARVETIADALRHKSLGSLTAKYREIGTVANLAVFNRLGVLPTHNFQQATFAHADALSGESLLTNSFSRVQGCASCTIRCERLFKALNGEEQRLEYETLFALGPLCGIDNPDAVLQAAQRCDHYGLDTISTGGTIAWAMDCAEKGLLPAAQRLGLRFGNAEALLATIDAIATRSGMGALFAEGSRRAAAMVGKEAEYLAVHVKGMELPGYEPRGLQTMALGLAVSPRGACHNRSGAYEADFSGQVDRLQSDPQRGALVAASEDFSAVLDSLIVCKFLRKCFTDFYPEAADLLAGVTGWDFSPTELQRVGERINTLKKLFNVRQGWQPEDDNLPLRLLQEPLATGVGQGTLLTSVELHEMIRGYYRVRGWDEQGFVPEEKLQELGL, encoded by the coding sequence ATGTACGGATTTCACGGTCGCCTGCTCCAGGTCGATCTCACCACCGGCTCTTACGCTTGGCGAGATGTGGCTGACGCTCGGCTACGCCAGGTGCTCGGCGGGATCGGTCTCGGGACGCAGTTGCTCTACGAGTACGCGCCCACTCGGGTCGAGCCATTTGCCCCGGAGAATCCGCTGATTTTCACCAGCGCTCCGCTGGTCGGTTCGGGTCTGACCACGACCGCGAAATTCGCCGTCGTCACCGCCTCGCCGCTCACCGGGTTTATCGCCGATTCGCTCTCGTCAAGTTTCTTCGCTTTGGAACTCAAACGCATCGGTATCGATGCCCTCGTCATCACCGGCACGGCGTCCACACCGGTCTTTTTGCGGGTGACGGACGACTCGGTTGAGATACGCGACGCTTCTCACCTCTGGGGCAAAAGCCCGCACGAGACTGAAGCCGCTATTCGCCAGGAACTGCAAGAAAGAGAGGCGCGCGTCGCGGCAATTGGCGTCGCTGGGGAACGGCTGGTGCGTTACGCCACCATCAGCAACGAAGGTCGCCACGCCGGACGTGGCGGCGTCGGTGCGGTGATGGGGGCCAAACGGCTGAAAGCCATCGCCTTGCGTGGACGCGCACGAGTGCGCGTCGCCAATCCAGCCCGCGTCGAAACTATCGCCGATGCCCTCCGCCACAAAAGCCTCGGCTCGCTAACCGCCAAATACCGTGAAATCGGCACGGTCGCGAATCTGGCGGTGTTCAACCGCTTGGGAGTCCTCCCTACCCACAATTTTCAACAAGCGACGTTCGCACACGCCGACGCGCTGAGTGGCGAGAGTCTGCTGACGAATTCGTTCAGTCGCGTGCAAGGTTGCGCGTCGTGTACGATCCGCTGCGAACGCCTCTTCAAAGCACTCAACGGCGAAGAACAGCGCCTCGAATACGAGACCTTGTTCGCGTTAGGGCCGCTGTGTGGCATCGACAACCCCGATGCGGTCCTCCAAGCGGCACAGCGTTGTGACCACTATGGGCTCGATACTATCAGCACCGGCGGCACCATCGCCTGGGCAATGGACTGCGCAGAAAAGGGCTTGCTGCCGGCGGCGCAACGTCTGGGGCTGCGGTTTGGCAATGCCGAAGCGCTGTTAGCAACAATCGATGCTATCGCTACCAGGAGCGGCATGGGCGCGCTTTTCGCCGAAGGATCAAGGCGCGCGGCGGCAATGGTTGGCAAAGAGGCCGAGTATCTGGCCGTGCATGTCAAAGGGATGGAATTACCCGGCTACGAACCGCGCGGACTCCAAACCATGGCCCTCGGTCTCGCCGTCAGCCCACGCGGTGCCTGCCACAACCGCTCGGGTGCGTATGAAGCCGACTTCTCTGGGCAGGTAGATCGACTGCAATCCGATCCGCAGCGTGGTGCGCTCGTGGCTGCGTCGGAAGATTTTTCCGCAGTGCTGGATTCGCTGATCGTCTGTAAGTTCCTCCGCAAATGTTTTACCGACTTCTATCCGGAAGCAGCGGACCTCCTCGCAGGCGTGACCGGCTGGGACTTCTCGCCTACCGAGCTGCAGCGAGTTGGAGAGCGCATTAACACGCTGAAAAAGCTGTTTAACGTACGCCAGGGATGGCAACCTGAAGATGACAATCTCCCGCTCCGGCTCTTGCAAGAACCGCTGGCTACCGGCGTGGGCCAAGGAACCCTTTTGACTTCTGTGGAATTGCACGAAATGATTCGGGGGTATTATCGAGTTCGCGGCTGGGATGAACAAGGGTTCGTTCCGGAAGAGAAATTGCAAGAATTAGGTTTGTAG